From Pseudochaenichthys georgianus chromosome 15, fPseGeo1.2, whole genome shotgun sequence:
taaatggaaactgaacactctggtgccactaaatgtttttaaagctcggttggatgctagtcaatcggaagctattggtacctgcttatgtggataattatgtaaatgatgctgtaagatgtccttttgttgttctgtttatgtttcatgtggaactacttgagcaggtctcctttgaaaaagagatcaatgatctcaatgggatttatctgtaaataaaggtttgaaatgaaatgaaattactTTTTATACTTTAAATAGGCTACATTTTGCAGATAACacctgtacttttacttttttaatgcaGGTTCTTTACTTCTAATTAAGTATTTTTACAGTAATGTATTGGTACTATATTGTATGTTCAATCATACAATATTATAAGTATAAAAACATATTGACAGGACAGTACTCACAATATTGTATGAAGCTCCACAGTCACTGGTGATCAGCTTCAGACTCACTTTGTTCACATTGCTCTCCACCGTCACTCTGTAGTCTGTGACTTGCGGTGTGAAAGCAGGAAGGAGCTTCCCAACAGACACAGATAACTTCTCCAAATCACAGTTGTCCATGTCCCAAGCCtctttttttcatttaattGTACACCTGGTTTACTTGTGTTCAGGTATACCTACAACATCAGTGATACGGTCCAAGTCCTAAACGCACTTAAAACTGACATCCCATGACACCAGGATTCATTTACCACACTGACGCCAAGTTTCCATAGTAACGTGAACAACTTTGCTGCCTTCAGACTAAGCTAAAGCTAAGCTAAATATGTATACGTAAATCTCCGATGAAGAAACAGTTatacaaaactcacaacatgttGATTTTAAGGCGTTAACGTTGGTGTAAAAAGTATGTTTAAATGTGTCAAAAATGAGCATTAGTTAACAGCTAACTTAGAGGATAAACTGGTATACAACGGTGGTCGAGCcacatatatgttttttttcagATACAGCAGTAACCAATCTAATAAAATACTACAAACAGTTTAAGGTAAACATGTCATAAGTGGATAATGTCCTCCTCCAAACGGCAGACGGCAGtacagaagaaaaagaagactGGCTGTGTTGTTTACTGACGTCATTTCCGGTCTGTCAAAGCGTGGTGTGTGCTAAAAAAGGTAATACAGAAATAGCTTACTTTACCGTTAACTTCTGTTTCCAGTGGACTTGTTTAGACATGTAACCAGTTTCAAGTGTTGTTTAACACATAATACACAGTTGCCACTCAATTTCTGCTCTTTGAAACGTGTGCCCTGATCCTTTTAGCAGCATGTGTTAGCTATCTACTAGCTACAACGCTAACACTACAGATTTGAATGGGATCTTTTTGGTACAACAGGACTTCATACTATTGTCGGATCATACTTATTTTTACAGGAACATGGCAGCGGACGGCAAAACGGAGGACTACCCTCACGAGATAGACGATCAGCTCACAGGATTTGACTCCTCCGTGACTGCGATCAAAACCATGTTGGACAAGTTGCCCAGGAACGACGTTATGCATAAGGTAAAGTTAGGCTGTTAATACTTTTCACAACACTTGTTAAGATTTAAGGAATGAAGCAAGCATACACAGCTTTTAAAATGATGGCATGGACAAGTGACAACGTTACCACACCAATAAgaaacaaatataatgtatgttaTTAGCTACACTTGTTCTCTTCTATAACATGTGAACATGTCAAATGTGAGAAAAGCCTATATGACAAGATATATTGAAAATATAACATATAACTAAACATATGTGGTTGTTTTAATGAATCACTGCATCCGCAGAACTGTACAGCTCTCTTATTCCAAATACAGTTATATTCTATCTATTACAGCTATACTGTACATACATGTTATCGTTTCTTATAGAGAGTATGTATAGTTACATTATTATTGTAATTTGTATAATTTGTTTCTTGACTTTTGCGCTTAAAGCTCCTAAAATATGATGCTTGGGTGTATCCAGCAGTCTGtgatttggataaatatagggCACATTATTGTTTTGCTTTGCTTGTAAGTTACTGTGCTAATGACATTTTTGCGACAGAAGGAATTTGACACAATGACTGACAAAACTACATTTGTTTTATTGACAGCTGGAGCCTTTGGACCAAGCCAAGCTGGATCTGATGTCTGCCTACACCCTTAATTCATTATTCTGGAGTACGTTTTTTCTGCTTGCTGTTATTTAATCTATGTAAATGATCAATCACATAGTTATTTATGTATTAATAACACCAAATGGGAAAGATTGCCTGTTTTTTATTGACTGCACATTTTATACTATAATAAGCATATTATTTTCTGAGATAACCATACATGCTGATTTAttcataaatgtattatataaTTGAGCGTTGAATTTGTATTTGCTCGTATTTGTGTCTGTATTCTCTATTAACATAATTGGGCCTTGTTGTTTACAGTGTACTTGGTTTCACAAGGAATTAATCCAAGAGAGCATGGAATCAAACAGGAGTTGGTGTGTATGAATTCTCTGTTCTCTCtttgacattttaataatttCTTTATTTGTTTGCATTGTCTAACTCCTCTGTAACAACTCTCTGTTCTCCAGGAGCGAATAAGGACATACATGAACAAAGTGAAAGAGATCACAGACAGGAAGAAAGCTGCCCGTCTGGATAAGGGGGCTGCGGCACGCTTCGTCAGGAGTGCCCTCTACGAGCCAGACGAAAAAGACTCTAGAAAAAAATCAGCATCCAAGAAAGCAGCAGACGCAAAACCTGACACCCCGCAGTTTAAGCGTCCGAAGCAGAGCAGAAGTTAAGAAGGAGCTTCACAGTGTGGTCTCACTGCACTTTGAACCACTTTAGGACACGAACATTTCTGTCTCCAAAGAAACGAAGCATCTTCTATGGTTGTGTTACTCTGTGCAAGACCAGTCAGATTTCACCAGTCAGTTGGATGTATCAAAacacaagactttctgc
This genomic window contains:
- the c1d gene encoding nuclear nucleic acid-binding protein C1D encodes the protein MAADGKTEDYPHEIDDQLTGFDSSVTAIKTMLDKLPRNDVMHKLEPLDQAKLDLMSAYTLNSLFWMYLVSQGINPREHGIKQELERIRTYMNKVKEITDRKKAARLDKGAAARFVRSALYEPDEKDSRKKSASKKAADAKPDTPQFKRPKQSRS